Proteins encoded by one window of Vigna radiata var. radiata cultivar VC1973A chromosome 5, Vradiata_ver6, whole genome shotgun sequence:
- the LOC111241594 gene encoding uncharacterized protein LOC111241594, with protein sequence MANTRVPFQVPMLTKSNYDNWSLRMVALLGAHDVWEVVEKGHTEPENVESLSQAQKDSLRDSRKRDKKALCLIYQGLDEDTFEKISGVKSAKEAWEKLKISYKGANQVKKVRLQTLRGEFEALHMKEGELVSDYFSRVLMVTNNLKRNGEKLDDVRIMEKILRSLDPKFEHIVTITEETKDLEAMSIEQLLGSLQAYEEKKKKMEEIVEQVLKVHIDSRKEENAHNQSRRSYNQEQGRGRAYGRGQGRKSNNNNQRGENSNRGRGRGNSNSRYDKSRIKCYNCDKSGHYASECRAPNKNKVEEKANYAEERCQEDGTLLLAYKGQDKGEDNQWYLDSGASNHMCGKRSMFVELDE encoded by the coding sequence ATGGCAAATACCAGAGTTCCCTTTCAAGTCCCGATGCTCACTAAGAGCAACTATGACAATTGGAGCTTAAGGATGGTAGCTCTCCTTGGTGCACATGATGTATGGGAGGTGGTCGAGAAGGGCCACACCGAGCCAGAGAATGTAGAAAGTCTTTCTCAAGCTCAAAAGGATAGCTTGAGAGACTCAAGGAAGAGAGACAAGAAAGCTCTCTGTCTAATCTATCAAGGATTAGATGAAGATACTTTTGAGAAGATTTCTGGAGTCAAGTCAGCCAAGGAAGCATGGGAGAAGCTCAAAATCTCTTACAAGGGAGCAAATCAAGTAAAAAAGGTACGTCTTCAAACTTTGAGAGGAGAGTTTGAAGCTTTGCATATGAAGGAAGGAGAACTAGTCTCTGATTACTTTTCAAGAGTTTTAATGGTTACTAATAACCTAAAAAGAAATGGTGAGAAGCTAGATGATGTAAGAATTATGGAGAAAATTCTTAGATCATTAGATCCAAAGTTCGAACATATTGTCACCATTACCGAAGAAACCAAGGACTTGGAGGCTATGTCAATAGAGCAACTTCTTGGTTCATTGCAAgcttatgaagaaaagaaaaagaagatggaAGAGATCGTGGAACAAGTCCTCAAGGTACACATtgattcaagaaaagaagaaaatgcacACAATCAATCAAGGCGAAGTTATAATCAAGAACAAGGACGAGGGCGTGCATATGGACGTGGACAAGGACGAAAGTCTAACAACAATAACCAAAGAGGAGAAAACTCTAATAGAGGTCGTGGGAGAGGAAATTCGAATTCAAGGTATGACAAATCACGAATCAAGTGTTACAATTGTGATAAGTCTGGACATTATGCTTCTGAATGTAGAGCCCCTAACAAGAATAAAGTCGAAGAGAAAGCCAATTATGCTGAAGAAAGGTGTCAAGAAGATGGTACCTTGCTATTGGCTTACAAGGGCCAAGATAAAGGCGAGGATAATCAGTGGTACCTTGACAGTGGAGCAAGTAACCATATGTGTGGGAAAAGAAGCATGTTCGTAGAGCTTGACGAATAA